The following coding sequences lie in one Helicoverpa zea isolate HzStark_Cry1AcR chromosome 2, ilHelZeax1.1, whole genome shotgun sequence genomic window:
- the LOC124644832 gene encoding elongation factor 1-alpha 2-like → TTRARSATATRPCWTVTPRTSPASSPRSRRSATVVLTTEVDPKSIKSGDAAIVTLVPTKALCVESFQEFPPLGRFAVRDMRQTVAVGVIKSVTFKEVTTGKITKAAEKAQKKK, encoded by the exons ACCACCCGGGCCAGATCAGCAACGGCTACACGCCCGTGCTGGACTGTCACACCGCGCACATCGCCTGCAAGTTCGCCGAGATCAAGGAGAAGTGCGACCGTCGTACTG acTACAGAGGTGGACCCGAAATCGATAAAGTCTGGCGACGCGGCCATCGTGACGCTGGTGCCCACCAAGGCGCTGTGCGTGGAGTCGTTCCAGGAGTTCCCGCCGCTCGGCCGCTTCGCAGTGCGCGACATGCGCCAGACCGTCGCCGTCGGCGTCATCAAG AGTGTTACCTTCAAGGAAGTCACAACGGGTAAAATTACCAAGGCTGCCGAGAAGGCCCAgaagaaaaaataa